Genomic window (Vampirovibrionales bacterium):
ATGGCGGCAATCAGCGCCGAGACGATGGCCTCATGCGTCGCGGCGTCCCACGGTTTGCGCGCCATGGCCGCCAAATTGCGCACGGCGTACTCGCGGACAATGGCGTCCGCATCGCTGACCGCTTCGAGAATCGCCCCCAGCGCGGGCTTCGATTCCAGAACAGCCAGATTATTGAGCGCAGACAAGCGCGTCATTGGTTTTTCGTCGTGAATAAACGCCAGAAACGAGGTTTCGAGAAACCCGGCCATCTCAAAATCGTTCATTGCCGCGCAGAGTTGCAGCACTTCGCGCGTTTTTTCGCGGTCCAGCTCGCCGGACTGAATCGACAGGGGAATAATCTTACGCAGGTACGCGATTTTCTCGTGTGTAGAAACATCGACCGGCACTTCGCGGGTTTTCTCTTCCAGAAAGGCGAGCGCCTGTCGACTCTGCACGCGATAGCGCGGCGGGCCTTCCGCGTTGCCCGGCGGGCATTCTGCCAGAAAATCATGTAAATACAAATGGCGCAAAGCCTCTGCGGCCAGCAATTCGCTGACGCCTTGAGAGGCGCTAAGTTCGACGATGGCGGCAGGCGCTTCAAAGGGGTCTTCGCCAAATTGCCGCAGCAAGCCAGCAATCACGCGGTACAGAGCGTCTTCCTGATTCAGAAACGCCAATTCAAGCCGAGTCAGACTGGCCTGCCAGACGTCTTCGCGTCGCTCGACGCCCAAGCGGCGAAAAAACGCCATATCCACCCGATCGACGCCATTGGCCAAGGCGCGCTCCAGTATCACATGACGCAATTTCAGCAACCAGAGCGGATTCCCTTGCGTCAGCCGGAAGGCTGCCGACAGCACGGCGTCTTCTAGCTCGACGCCCTGCTCGCGAAACGGCGCCAGAAAGAGCGCGCGGCGCGGGCGTTCCTGAATATCGGCCAATAGGAGCTTATTACGAAACAGGCTATACAGCGGACCGCCCAGCGACTCGCTTTGCCCTTCGCTACGGCAGGCCAGCGCGAGCATCAGATGACAATTGGGAGCATCGAGCGTCTCGCGCAGCAGACTCGCCAGAAAATCCTTCAAGTCGTCGCGCCGCCGCTCGGGCAACGACAATACCCGCTCCCAGCTATCCAGCGCGATAATCAGGGCGCTGTCCAGCGATTCGATGGCTTTGTTCACAAACAGCAGCGCGTTCATCAGATGGCGCGTCAGCGTTTCAATCCCCAGCGCGTCGCGACCCGCCAGCGCATCATCTTCCGCCTCATACGCAACCCCGGCGGGCGCAGGTGAAGGACTCGCCGCGACGGGTAAGGCGAAATGAAGCGCTGTGGCGTCATCGCTCAGGCTCTCAGGCGCGGCGGCCAGCAGATGTATCGCGTCGTCATGGCGCCCGCCCGGCGTCGAACGCGCAGGCGTATGAAGCTGATCCAGATGATGGTCCATCGCCGTATCGCCGCTCCCGGCGTCTGATGCGCGCCGCGCCCGCTCGATGGCTTTCTGGGCAGCCTCAATGGACTCGCCTGAGCGCAGACGGCGCGCCATTTCCACTGCCTCTCGCAGCGTCGGCGTCAGCGGCTGGGTGAGATTCACCGCCACCAGCAGCCACGGGTTGACGATGATATGCACGAGCTGCTCGATGACGTCGGCCAGCGCCGCGCCGCGCAGCTTTTTAGACGGCAGGGCGACTGCGCTGCGGATGGCCTTGACCAGGCTTTCTTGCGAGAGCGCCTGTTTGCCGCCGATGGATTCCTGTAGCTTCACCAGCGCCACCGCGCGGGCCAGATCCGGGCGCTCCCAGCGCAGGCCCAGCGGGGCGAGAATCTCGTTAACGGCCTCCAGCGCTTCATCGAAAATCGCGCCCGCCTCCGTTTGCAGCGCATCGATGAAGGCAATATAAAGCTGCTCGACCGATTCCGGCTGACACGCGCGTAAATCCACCAGACGGCAGAAATACCGCTCGCGGATGGCGTCGCAAAAGGCGTCCAGCAGGGCGGTCTTGCCAATGCCAGCATCGCCGCAGGTCAGTACTGACTTGGGCTGACCCGTCTTGGCCAGACCCGCCAGTCGAATCAGCTGGCGCAGATCTTTATCGCGATCCGCCAGCGCGGGCCGTTCATAGCGGCGTACCGTGGGCGGCGACGACCGTTCTACGGGCAATTGGGAAGACGCGTTCACCATAACTCCAGCGGCAAAGGGGGCAAGCGCGCCGCTGCCATTCGCGCGCACGCCGTCACGCCGAAGGGGCCGCCCGTCTCCAGCGCTCTCTTGACATGATTATATAATAAATCCCCCTTATCAGACGCCGCCCGCGCCGACCCACGCCGTGACGCCGCAATCCCCCGCTCTTCGCCTTGCTCTTCTGTCCGCCCCCCCTGAAACTGCCCTGAAGCCGGGGGCCGGGCCTTATAAATCTTAAGATTTAAACACTAGACAAATATAGATATATGCAGTATTGTATTAGTATTGCTATGCGTTTGATGTCTGGCTCGCTTTCCGGGGTTCTGGTTTTAAAATTCTGGACGGGTTGATGCCTGGCGTTTTGACTTCTGGAGGTATTTCGTCGTGTCTGTCACGCTGATGCGTTCGCGACCTGCCCTGTTTTTCATGACCCTCATGAAAGACGGCCAGCGGATGCGTGATCTGACCCGCGCCGTTTTTCACGCCCCACAACAAGCCGTCTTCGCCTGGGCCCGCGGCCTTTGCCCCGCGCGTCGAAACTACATTCCCGTCTCCAGACGCCGTCCGCTCAACTGCGCCGGTTCACGGCGCGCTGCCGATCTCGCGCCCGTAACAACAGCAAGCGTCGAAGCCGACTGCAGGCAGGCGGCTTCAGCAGCGGTTCTGAAACCCGCCGCGCGCCGTCCGGCCTCGCGCGCGATCCCGCGGCAGACGTTAGCCCCCGCTGCGGTTTGCAGTCGGCAAACGCCGCGCGCGGCGCTCTCTCCCATCCAGGTTTTACAACGCTGGCTCACGCGCAAGACCTTCTGGCGGCGTCATCACGCCATGACAGGGCGCGATCGGCGCATTACCCCGCTGGATGACGTCTGTGGGGCGGCGTTTACGAACACGAGCGCGATGCAGCGACGGCGTCGCCTCGAACGGATGCTGCGCCCACGCAATGAGCGAAAAAGGGACCCATGGCGCGCAACCCAAGCCAACCGGCGTTCTGACGGCGGGCGTTTCTGGCGCTTCGCCCTTACGCCTGCGTCTTCACAATCCGTCGATGCCCCAAGCGCCGCTGCCCGCTATCTCCATGACAGAAGCCCGCCCCAAAAGCTGTCCCGCGCGGCATTCTTAAAAAGAGGCTAGCGCTTCAAATCCCCCGGATCCGACCCAATCGGCGGCGGATTATCCTTACGGCGGACGTATCGCGGCAGGTCTTTGCCGCAAACCCGGCGCAAGGCGTCTTCGCCCAAGGTGTCCAGCTTGACGCGGCGCGCGTTTTCTTCGCGAAAATAGCGGCGCGCCACCGCTTGCCCCTGATACAACTGCGTGGCGCGAATCAGGTCCATGCGCCCCGAATGACAGTCGAGGACTATTTCTGCGACCTCGCCATCCACCGGCAGGCCGTCGACCTCTTGCGCCTGCGCAAACAGAATCTTTCGGTAAAACGACGCCATTTGCGGCGCGTGCGGCAGACGCAGGATCGCGTCTTCCGCAATAAAATGCTGCGCGCCGTCACGACCGCTCGCCAACGGCGTCCACGTCGCGGATTCCCACGGCTCGGAGGCTCCCGCGACCATAACAAAAGCGGAAATCGCAAAAAGGGCTATGGTCAGTGCGCGAACGGGCAGCCGGACGCTTAAAACGCTTGCGCAGTAGGCGCGTATCAGGACGATAAACCGGCGCATGGGGCGCTCTCCTGCTCAGGACCGGTCTGAATTATATCAGAGTCCGGTTCGCAAATCAGGCGGCTGAGCGTCTCGAAGGCCAACGAAGGCTCGGCGGTTTCGCGTCTGCCGAAACGGTTTCGCGTCAGCCGCGCGCCGCTCAGCAACAGCCCGCGCCGTGCGCGCGTCAGCCCAACGTAAATCAGGCGCGCGCGTTCTTCCTGTTTCTGCCGTAAGAGGCGCTGCGCCGCGTCAGGGGCCAGCGCCTCGCCCAGTCGCGCGGCCTCCAGCGCCAGAATCGTCTTGTCTGTCTCGTCCACCCGGAACTTATCCGCGCGCAAGCCGGGCATGCAGGCCAAATCAAACTCTTGGCCCTTGGCCTTGTGCAGCGTCATCACACGGACAAAGCCGTCTGCGGCCTCGGCGTTGAGCAGATCCGAAAACGACCGGCGCTGGCGCGGCGAGCGTTCCAATGCTTCAAACCCCTGAATCACCCATTCTAAGGGTGACAGCGATTCTGTCATGCTTTCATCCAGCTCGTCGGCGCGCCGCTGCAGGAACGATTCGGCCTGAAGCGCGCACAGGTAGCCGTTACTGCGATCCGCTGGCGATGTAAACAGCCTGTCGCTCAAGCGTGTCAACAGGCGGGTGATGCGCCGACCCAGGCTGTCGCGGCTGAAATCGCGCAAATCATAGGCCCACTGCGCCAGAAACGCATCGTGCAGCCCTGCCAGCGTGGCGGGCGATTGCGCCATGAGCGCGCGCTCACTCAAGAAGGCCCGCTGTTCGGCTGAAAACGCCGTCAGTCGTGCGGACACCATGGCGTCGTAGCAGGCAAGCTGCGCCTGACAATCCCCAGGAGACGCCAATAGCCGTAAATAGGCCAGTAAGACAGAAAACGCGGCATTCATATTCAGCCGGTCCGTCAGGGCAATGGCTTCAATGCCCGCTCGTTGCAATCGATCGCTCCACGCCAGCGCCTGATCATTGGTCAGGGTCAGCACGGCGACGCTGGCCTGTGGGTGCGCCCGACGGAAGGCCTGAATTTCGGCGGTCAGCCAGTCGCCTTCTTCGAGGTCGCTTTCCAGCCAGACGGCCTTTGGCGTGAGCAGCAGCGAGGGATTCGTCGGGCCCTCTTGGGACGACACGCCGCGCATGGTCATCGGCGAGAAGGCGTCGGGCAGATCGCCGCGCGCGCGCATTGCTGCCAGCCAGCCGTTGGCCAGCCGCATAATCTCGGGCGCGCATCGTCCGCTGCGATCCAGCGTCACGACGTGATCGGCTTGCGCGGCGAAGTCTCGAAACGCCTGCGGGTCTGCGGCGCTGAATGTCGTGGTGATCGACTGGTTGGGGTCGCCGGTGCGGATCAGATTGGGCTTTTCGCCGCCAAGCAGCGTTAAGAGACGCTGCAGCAGCGCAGAGGAGTCTTGCGCCTCGTCTTCCAGCACGTAGGCGAACTGCGCTTGATAGTATTCCCGCGCATCTGCGTGCTGCTCCAGGAGCTCAACGGCTTTCAGGATGATATCGGTAAAGTCCACGCGGCCAGTGGCCTTCAAGTGTTCCTCATATAGCCTGTAGGCCTCTTGAAACATCTTGAGCCGCGACGCAAATGGCGGCGTGACGCGGGCATGCGCCAAGGCGTCGGGCGACAGCCGCCAGGTCTTGGCGTGTGAAATCCCCCGGCGCATCATCCCCATCCAGGCGGGAATTGACACGTCTTCTGGGCAAAGACGCGCGGCGAACGTGGATAAAATGAGATCCTGAGCGCTTTCGTCCACAATCCCGCCGCTCTCTTCAGATTCTGTCGGGAAGAATCCCACGCGCGCGGCATGATCGCGCTCGCTGAGCATGCGCAGCGCCAGACTGTGAATCGTGCAGACTGTTGGTAACGGCGCGTGACCGCCCAGAAGGCTTTTCAGGCGCGTCTGAAGCGTGCGCGCAGCGCTGTCCATATACGTTAGCGCCAGAATCTGCTGCGGGGCGACGCCGGAGGCGATCAGCTCCAGTATCAGGGCCGTATTGACGTAGGTCTTCCCCGCGCCCGGCGCGGCGCTGATGGCCAGCGTCCCGTGGCGGTAATCGAGAATCGGTCGCTGGTCCGGGCGAAGTCGGGGGCGCGAAATAGTCGAAAGGTCAAGGGTTTCAGGCGATTCTGTCTTGAGAAGGGCTTCGAGTACGCCGGTTTGCGGTTCTCCTGCGTCATCGAGCTCGCTGGCGTAGGCCCGGGTCCGCTCGCCCGCCAGCGCCATCAGCGTCCGGGTGAGGCAGGCGGCGCGCAGGGCGTCGCGTGAGGCCTCGCGTTCAGGCCCATCGTCTGATGCGTCGGTATGAAGAGCGTCAGGCGCGTAGACGGCAGCGTCGTAGAGTGGCGCGCGGTCGGTTCGCGTCCAGTGACGGCTGCCCACGTCCAGCCATGCCTGAATTGCGCGCCGAGCGCCTGCATCGATGATCTTCTGAGGCGTTCCCGCCAGAATAGCCTCGGGATCCGGGCGAACCGGCGCATCCGGCGTATCGGCCACCACGCCGGATTTCACCTGCGCCAGCCAGCGCCGCTCAAACGCGTGCGCGTCGGGGGATTCTGCTGGTCCTCGCAAGGCGTTGAGTCCTTGCCAAAGGGCTTTTTGGCGAACGTAGCTCTCCATCACCCGCTGAATCTGCGACAAGTCCTCGCCGCCAGAAGAAAATTCGGCAATGACCTCGCTAAAGCCCTTGTATAACTGGGTTTCAAACGGCAATTCCCGTGCCTGCCCGCTCCAGGACAGAAATGCCGCAAGCCGTTGCTGATTGGCCTCGCTCAGCG
Coding sequences:
- a CDS encoding HEAT repeat domain-containing protein, with the translated sequence MVNASSQLPVERSSPPTVRRYERPALADRDKDLRQLIRLAGLAKTGQPKSVLTCGDAGIGKTALLDAFCDAIRERYFCRLVDLRACQPESVEQLYIAFIDALQTEAGAIFDEALEAVNEILAPLGLRWERPDLARAVALVKLQESIGGKQALSQESLVKAIRSAVALPSKKLRGAALADVIEQLVHIIVNPWLLVAVNLTQPLTPTLREAVEMARRLRSGESIEAAQKAIERARRASDAGSGDTAMDHHLDQLHTPARSTPGGRHDDAIHLLAAAPESLSDDATALHFALPVAASPSPAPAGVAYEAEDDALAGRDALGIETLTRHLMNALLFVNKAIESLDSALIIALDSWERVLSLPERRRDDLKDFLASLLRETLDAPNCHLMLALACRSEGQSESLGGPLYSLFRNKLLLADIQERPRRALFLAPFREQGVELEDAVLSAAFRLTQGNPLWLLKLRHVILERALANGVDRVDMAFFRRLGVERREDVWQASLTRLELAFLNQEDALYRVIAGLLRQFGEDPFEAPAAIVELSASQGVSELLAAEALRHLYLHDFLAECPPGNAEGPPRYRVQSRQALAFLEEKTREVPVDVSTHEKIAYLRKIIPLSIQSGELDREKTREVLQLCAAMNDFEMAGFLETSFLAFIHDEKPMTRLSALNNLAVLESKPALGAILEAVSDADAIVREYAVRNLAAMARKPWDAATHEAIVSALIAAIDDESDAVRSQVYLALSRYQWNRDLTAVFIKGLADGCDAVRVTAITALSEIESDAPLVRATFLDACDDRLADVRRLAVRGLQRFEGDDIIHRLVAMLREEPESALRAAVADALSAMNSDAAREALMQALTDDPDEDVKITIVRALGGRRGWTSESCLLQLLRPQDGSPGGDALETDSPGLLWACVRALGQAGATPQSLQTLHGLRARTRNEIIRLAIDVAIRRISDRVEEMRQFERQFHSALPLVVAEAEPPPDPDADLPPIEEDIS
- a CDS encoding ATP-dependent helicase encodes the protein MTPPEPAAREASQEDAPPDEAIFGDTLLIEGPIASGRTSRLIARAVSLIEAGEGEKTLILASNPMRQHDLADRLLSQCALPMGQLPLHTFAGFVRNALFNAWPAVEARLMASDPPGAPPSAPHIRPSLGGMEDSELLLRLLIADGRARDPGFFAAFEGSDRALLKQLARRLRLRAENRLSRAEMRQRAVQRQEPCARDTAQLDAAFDRLCYQLRALDANKQTEAFFGLLSHSEEASMGALTPFAASIRRDIRHLLVEDVDETTAAQQAFIHWLAPSLHTLTMTCDPQGGSRQGYLNAYPQGWQALKALRPDAQLLALTRDDRPYRNAGILANNWRQAPEAAIPLESGSFSAAPRSVTRLEMLDQLASDIVSWLDQGRAPGEIAIITPHDDILTRQALQARLQQRGIPLQWLSGTERPYDQPACRAYVTLLHWLNAPRWQAPLSPVEIRALLVHGLRLGGSDPASLQAIAAQWAGLAVDVTQDATQDAALALSEANQQRLAAFLSWSGQARELPFETQLYKGFSEVIAEFSSGGEDLSQIQRVMESYVRQKALWQGLNALRGPAESPDAHAFERRWLAQVKSGVVADTPDAPVRPDPEAILAGTPQKIIDAGARRAIQAWLDVGSRHWTRTDRAPLYDAAVYAPDALHTDASDDGPEREASRDALRAACLTRTLMALAGERTRAYASELDDAGEPQTGVLEALLKTESPETLDLSTISRPRLRPDQRPILDYRHGTLAISAAPGAGKTYVNTALILELIASGVAPQQILALTYMDSAARTLQTRLKSLLGGHAPLPTVCTIHSLALRMLSERDHAARVGFFPTESEESGGIVDESAQDLILSTFAARLCPEDVSIPAWMGMMRRGISHAKTWRLSPDALAHARVTPPFASRLKMFQEAYRLYEEHLKATGRVDFTDIILKAVELLEQHADAREYYQAQFAYVLEDEAQDSSALLQRLLTLLGGEKPNLIRTGDPNQSITTTFSAADPQAFRDFAAQADHVVTLDRSGRCAPEIMRLANGWLAAMRARGDLPDAFSPMTMRGVSSQEGPTNPSLLLTPKAVWLESDLEEGDWLTAEIQAFRRAHPQASVAVLTLTNDQALAWSDRLQRAGIEAIALTDRLNMNAAFSVLLAYLRLLASPGDCQAQLACYDAMVSARLTAFSAEQRAFLSERALMAQSPATLAGLHDAFLAQWAYDLRDFSRDSLGRRITRLLTRLSDRLFTSPADRSNGYLCALQAESFLQRRADELDESMTESLSPLEWVIQGFEALERSPRQRRSFSDLLNAEAADGFVRVMTLHKAKGQEFDLACMPGLRADKFRVDETDKTILALEAARLGEALAPDAAQRLLRQKQEERARLIYVGLTRARRGLLLSGARLTRNRFGRRETAEPSLAFETLSRLICEPDSDIIQTGPEQESAPCAGLSS